In Deltaproteobacteria bacterium HGW-Deltaproteobacteria-18, the genomic stretch CCGCCGCATCTCTGCAACATTCAAGGATATTCCGGGCGGACAGGTGCTGGGGCCGACTTTTGACTACACGCACCGTCTGCTCGATTGGACATTGGCCGGAATCCGCTTGGGGGAAAACGGCCGAGAACCCGAACCGACATCCGGCAAGATTCCTGAAGGAGCGGCCGAAGCGATGTCTGAAGCTTTGCCCGCATCGAAGTCTTCCGAAACTTCCACTGGAGTATCCGGGGCAACGCCTGATGCCATGCCGAGGGTGCTCGAAGTGCTGGGCCGCGAAGGCATCATCGAATCCGAAGGCAGGGGCGACGATCCGGAACCGGACGATCTGACCCGCGAGCCCCTGACCCTGCCTGCCGGGCGCTCCATGCGCCTGCAGAACCTGGCCCGGGCCGACGAGGGCTTTCTTCTGGCCATGGGCTATTCGACCCAGCGCGGCTTCGGCAACTCCCATCCCTTTGTTGGAGAGATCCGCATGGGTGAGGTGGAGGTCGAGTTTGTGCCCGAGGAGCTCGGCTTCGCCGTGACCATCGGCGAGATGACCCTGACCGAATGCGAGACGGTGAACCAGTTCATCGGTTCAGGCGACGCGCGATTCACTCGCGGCTATGGCCTGACCTTCGGGCAGGGCGAGCGCAAGGCCATGAGCATGGCCCTGGTCGACAGATCGCTGCGCGCCGGAGAGCTTGGGGAGCAGGTGCGCGGCCCGGCCCAGGACGAGGAATTTGTCCTGTACCACAGCGACAACGTCGAGGCCTCGGGTTTTGTCCAGCACCTCAAGCTCCCCCATTACGTCGATTTTCAATCCGAGCTGGCCCTGGTGCGCCAGCTCAGACAGGACGCCGCAAACGACAAGGAGGAAGGCCATGACCGCTGAATCCATGCCCGGTTACAACTACGCCTATCTGGACGAGCAGACCAAGGGCATGATCCGCCGGGCCATCCTGAAGGCCGTGGCCATTCCCGGCTATCAGGTCCCTTTCGGCAGCCGTGAGATGCCCCTGCCCTACGGCTGGGGCACGGGCGGCATCCAGATCACGGCCAGCATCATCGGGCCGGACGACGTGCTCAAGGTCATCGACCAGGGGGCCGACGACACGACCAACGCCGTCTCCATCCGCTCCTTTTTTGCCAGAACGGCGCAGGTGAAAACGACCACGACCACCGAGGATGCCACGGTTATCCAGACCCGCCACCGCATCCCCGAAGCCCCGCTGCGCGTAGGGCAGATCCTCGTCTATCAGGTGCCCATCCCCGAACCCCTTCGCTTCATGGAACCGAGCGAGTCCGAGACCCGGACCATGCACGCCCTGGAGGAATACGGGGTCATGCACGTCAAGCTCTACGAGGATATCGCCGAGCACGGCCGCATCGCAACCAGTTACAACTATCCCGTCAAGGTCGAGGACCGCTACATCATGTGTCCGTCTCCCATTCCAAAATTCGACAACCCCAAGATGGACGACTCGCCGGCCCTGCAACTTTTCGGTGCGGGTCGCGAAAAACGCATCTATGCCATTCCGCCCCATACCAGGGTCAAGAGTCTGGACTTCGAGGATCACCCCTTCGAAATCCAGAAATGGGACGAGGCCTGCGCCATCTGCGGCTGCGGCAGCAGTTTTCTCGACGAGATCATCACCGACGACCAGGGCGGGCGCATGTTCGTCTGCTCCGATTCGGATTTTTGCGCCAGGCGCGTGCAAGAGCGGGAGGGCAACTGATGGAGAACGAACTGCTGCGTGTCACCGGCCTGACCCGCTACTACGGAACCCGCGTCGGCTGCCGCGATGTGAATTTCACGCTCTGGCCGGGCGAAGTGCTGGCCATTGTCGGCGAGTCCGGGTCGGGCAAGTCCACGCTTTTGAGTCTTTTGTCCGGGCGGCTGATGCCCACGGCCGGCGAGGTGTCTTACCGGGACCGCGACGGGGCCTGGCTGTCCCTGGCTGAACTTGGCGAAGCCGACCGCCGCCGCCTGCAGCGCACCGACCTTGGCGTGGTGCACCAGAACCCGCGCGACGGGCTGCGCATGCGGGTCAGCGCCGGAGGGAACATCGGCGAACGTCTCATGGCGCTCGGACAGCGTTATTATGGCCGGATTCGCGGCGCCGGCTTTGACTGGATGGAGCGGGTCGAGCTGGACCCGGAGCGCATCGACGAACACCCCTCGGCCTTTTCCGGCGGCATGCAGCAACGCCTGCAGATCGCCCGCAACCTGGTCACGGGCCCGCGTCTGGTCTTCATGGACGAACCCACCAGCGGCCTCGACGTCTCGGTCCAGGCCCGGCTCCTGGACCTGCTGCGCCATCTGGTCTCGTCCTTGGGCCTGGCCGTGGTGCTGGTCACTCATGACCTGGCCGTGGCCCGCATCCTGGCCCATCGCATGATGGTCATGCGCGGTGGCGAGGTGGTGGAGACGGGGCTGTCCGATCAGGTCCTCGACGATCCGTGTCACCCCTACACCCAACTTCTGGTTTCCTCCATCCTGCAGGCCTGAGGTGCCCATGAACATACCCATGATCTCCATTCGTTCCCTGGCCAAGACCTTTGTCCTGCACACCCAGGGCGGCACGTGCATCCGTGCCTTCGACGGCGTCGATCTCGATGTAGCGGCGGGGGAGTGCATCGCCCTGCACGGCCCTTCCGGCGCGGGCAAGTCGAGCCTTTTGCGTTCCATTTACGCCAACTACCGGCCAAGCTCAGGCAGCGTCGTCATTAGCCACGACGGCGACGGCATCGACATGACCTCCGCCCTGCCCCGCACCATCCTCGACGTGCGCCGCCGCAGCCTCGGCTATGTCAGCCAGTTCCTGCGCGTCATCCCCCGCGTTTCATCCCTCGATCTGGTGGCCGAGCGGCTCACCGCCATGGGCGTGGACCTCCTGGAGGCCAGAGCCCGGGCCGGGGATCTTCTGGCCCGGCTGAACATTCCGAAGCGCCTGTGGTCCCTGGCTCCGGCCACCTTCTCGGGAGGCGAGCAGCAGCGCGTCAACATCGCGCGGGGCTTCATCCGCGACTACCCCATCCTGCTCCTCGATGAACCCACGGCCTCCCTCGACGGTGAGAATCGCAACACCGTCGTGGACATGATCCTCGAAGCCAAGGCGCGTGGTGCGGCCATTGTAGGTATTTTTCACGACGACGACGTGCGCGAGCGGGTCGCGGACCGCTGCCTGCTTCTTAACAGACCGGAGTAACACATGCATGAGCTGATTCTTGCCAACGCCCGCATCGTCCTGCCCACGGAAGTCATCCAGGGCTGCCTGTCCGTGCGTGACGGACTGATCCGGGACATTTCGCCGGGCACGACCTTAAGCCCGGAGGCCATCGATCTTGCAGGGGACCTGCTCATCCCCGGGTTGGTCGAGCTGCACACCGACAATCTCGAAAAGCTGCTCGTGCCCCGGCCCGGCGTGCTCTGGCCCTCGGCCCGGGCCGCGCTCCTGGCTCATGACGCGCAGCTTGTCTCCGCCGGCATAACCACCGTTCTCGACGCCTTGTCCTGCGGGCAATACTACGAAAAGAGCGACCGTCGAACCATGCTCGACCTGACCCTGAACGCCCTGAAAGAGCTACGGCCCACGGGACACCTGCGGGTCGATCAC encodes the following:
- a CDS encoding carbon-phosphorus lyase complex subunit PhnI (required for the use of phosphonate and phosphite); translated protein: MYVAVKGGEKAITEAHRLLDRERRGEDSVPELSLDQIRQQLSLSVDRVMSEGSLYDPDLAALAVKQARGDLMEAIFLLRAYRTTLPRFGYTQPVDTSKMYIRRRISATFKDIPGGQVLGPTFDYTHRLLDWTLAGIRLGENGREPEPTSGKIPEGAAEAMSEALPASKSSETSTGVSGATPDAMPRVLEVLGREGIIESEGRGDDPEPDDLTREPLTLPAGRSMRLQNLARADEGFLLAMGYSTQRGFGNSHPFVGEIRMGEVEVEFVPEELGFAVTIGEMTLTECETVNQFIGSGDARFTRGYGLTFGQGERKAMSMALVDRSLRAGELGEQVRGPAQDEEFVLYHSDNVEASGFVQHLKLPHYVDFQSELALVRQLRQDAANDKEEGHDR
- a CDS encoding carbon-phosphorus lyase; this translates as MTAESMPGYNYAYLDEQTKGMIRRAILKAVAIPGYQVPFGSREMPLPYGWGTGGIQITASIIGPDDVLKVIDQGADDTTNAVSIRSFFARTAQVKTTTTTEDATVIQTRHRIPEAPLRVGQILVYQVPIPEPLRFMEPSESETRTMHALEEYGVMHVKLYEDIAEHGRIATSYNYPVKVEDRYIMCPSPIPKFDNPKMDDSPALQLFGAGREKRIYAIPPHTRVKSLDFEDHPFEIQKWDEACAICGCGSSFLDEIITDDQGGRMFVCSDSDFCARRVQEREGN
- the phnK gene encoding phosphonate C-P lyase system protein PhnK; translation: MENELLRVTGLTRYYGTRVGCRDVNFTLWPGEVLAIVGESGSGKSTLLSLLSGRLMPTAGEVSYRDRDGAWLSLAELGEADRRRLQRTDLGVVHQNPRDGLRMRVSAGGNIGERLMALGQRYYGRIRGAGFDWMERVELDPERIDEHPSAFSGGMQQRLQIARNLVTGPRLVFMDEPTSGLDVSVQARLLDLLRHLVSSLGLAVVLVTHDLAVARILAHRMMVMRGGEVVETGLSDQVLDDPCHPYTQLLVSSILQA
- the phnL gene encoding phosphonate C-P lyase system protein PhnL, producing MNIPMISIRSLAKTFVLHTQGGTCIRAFDGVDLDVAAGECIALHGPSGAGKSSLLRSIYANYRPSSGSVVISHDGDGIDMTSALPRTILDVRRRSLGYVSQFLRVIPRVSSLDLVAERLTAMGVDLLEARARAGDLLARLNIPKRLWSLAPATFSGGEQQRVNIARGFIRDYPILLLDEPTASLDGENRNTVVDMILEAKARGAAIVGIFHDDDVRERVADRCLLLNRPE